In one Agathobacter rectalis ATCC 33656 genomic region, the following are encoded:
- a CDS encoding TRAP transporter large permease, with product MSAAVVFILFVICLVIAIPVSISLGIVAVLPGAFDSSFTASASYVIRSMLGGIDSFPLLAVPMFVLAGIVMAHGKISQKLFDVFVYFIGKRTAGIPCAVIITCLFYGAISGSAPATVAAVGSMTIPLLMELGYKKDFSTAIVAVAGGLGVIIPPSIPFIMYAMATGESVSDLFLAGIIPGLLIGALLMFYAYYHCKRYGEDKEKINAKVSELRSKGLFSILKDSIWALLSPVIVLGCIYAGIASPTEAAVISVFYALFVSLFIYKSIKVKEIWGIMVEAMKTYAPILFILAASTAFSRVLTLMQVPQTVSAWILAHFANEIVLLIVINVFLLIVGMVMDTTPAILILSPILLPIVQSIGMNPIHFGVVMIVNLAIGFVTPPIGVNLFVASSLTDVPVMRIAKKAAPMIGYFLLALLLLTFIPVISLCLL from the coding sequence ATGTCAGCAGCAGTAGTTTTTATATTATTTGTGATATGTCTGGTCATTGCTATTCCGGTATCTATTTCCCTGGGAATAGTGGCAGTGCTGCCGGGCGCGTTTGACTCATCTTTTACAGCCAGTGCCAGCTATGTTATCCGCTCTATGCTCGGTGGTATAGACAGCTTCCCGCTTTTAGCGGTGCCTATGTTTGTGCTTGCGGGAATCGTCATGGCACACGGCAAAATCTCACAAAAATTGTTTGATGTTTTTGTGTATTTTATAGGAAAAAGAACCGCAGGAATCCCATGTGCGGTTATCATCACCTGCTTGTTCTATGGAGCGATTTCCGGCTCTGCGCCTGCAACTGTTGCGGCTGTCGGAAGTATGACCATTCCGCTTCTTATGGAGCTGGGCTACAAAAAGGATTTTTCAACGGCAATTGTTGCGGTTGCGGGAGGACTCGGAGTCATCATACCGCCAAGCATACCTTTTATCATGTATGCGATGGCAACCGGTGAGTCGGTCAGTGATCTCTTTCTTGCAGGAATCATTCCGGGACTTTTGATAGGGGCGCTTCTTATGTTTTATGCATATTATCACTGTAAGCGCTATGGAGAGGACAAGGAAAAGATAAATGCAAAGGTCTCTGAGCTTAGAAGTAAGGGGCTTTTTAGCATATTGAAGGACAGTATATGGGCACTTTTAAGTCCGGTTATAGTACTTGGATGCATTTACGCCGGTATAGCTTCGCCTACAGAGGCTGCGGTGATTTCAGTATTTTATGCGCTTTTTGTAAGTCTTTTTATTTACAAATCCATAAAGGTAAAAGAGATATGGGGCATCATGGTGGAGGCGATGAAGACATACGCACCTATATTGTTTATACTTGCCGCATCGACCGCGTTTTCACGCGTGCTCACACTCATGCAGGTGCCACAGACAGTCAGCGCATGGATACTAGCACATTTTGCAAATGAGATAGTGCTTCTTATTGTGATAAATGTGTTCCTGCTCATTGTTGGAATGGTTATGGATACCACACCGGCTATACTTATTTTAAGCCCAATTCTGCTTCCTATCGTGCAGAGCATCGGAATGAACCCGATCCACTTTGGTGTGGTCATGATCGTAAACCTTGCAATCGGATTTGTTACACCGCCTATAGGAGTAAATCTGTTTGTGGCAAGCTCACTGACGGATGTTCCGGTCATGCGGATAGCAAAGAAGGCGGCGCCTATGATAGGATATTTCCTGCTGGCACTTCTGCTGCTTACATTTATTCCGGTAATCAGTCTGTGCTTATTATAG
- a CDS encoding TRAP transporter small permease — MKKILHYLDEYLEEFLMVIFLIAMTLIMGIQVFSRYILGMSLSWSEEITRYLFIWSAFLSVSLCTRKCISIKIDQFIQLFPRRGKSIWKVLNLTVEFVFFVYLIPYSFIYLKNTIESGQVSPACGIPMYYVQAAPFVCFIITAFRIAQRWFGEWKIVLKKDEKPLEEGSIASVIEEAVVEDTYREKELVEDIEAIHSKAEKRKEK, encoded by the coding sequence ATGAAGAAGATTTTACATTATCTGGATGAATATCTTGAAGAATTTTTAATGGTCATTTTCCTGATTGCGATGACTCTTATCATGGGTATTCAGGTGTTTTCAAGATATATTCTTGGCATGTCGCTTTCATGGTCTGAGGAAATCACAAGATACCTGTTTATCTGGTCGGCATTTTTGAGTGTCAGCCTTTGTACACGTAAATGCATATCCATAAAGATAGACCAGTTTATACAGCTTTTTCCACGAAGAGGAAAATCAATCTGGAAGGTATTAAATCTGACAGTTGAGTTTGTGTTTTTCGTATATCTGATACCGTATTCATTCATATATCTGAAAAATACAATAGAAAGCGGTCAGGTAAGTCCTGCCTGCGGTATCCCTATGTACTATGTGCAGGCTGCACCGTTTGTATGTTTTATAATCACGGCTTTCCGCATCGCGCAGAGATGGTTTGGCGAGTGGAAAATTGTCCTGAAAAAAGATGAAAAGCCTCTTGAGGAGGGCAGTATTGCCTCGGTTATAGAGGAAGCCGTTGTCGAAGATACTTACCGCGAGAAAGAGCTTGTGGAGGATATTGAAGCAATTCATAGTAAAGCTGAAAAGAGAAAGGAGAAATAG
- the aroD gene encoding type I 3-dehydroquinate dehydratase, with translation MNTIKVRDIEIGAGAPKIIVPIVGVTKDDIIAEAKTFDSIPVDMVEWRVDWFENVFEFDKVEEVLKELRDALGNIPILMTFRTSKEGGEKAIEPEAYARLNVKAAQTGYVDFVDVEIFTGDEIVKKIIDGVHAAGARVIASNHDFFKTPAQSDIVYRLRKMQDMGADIPKIAVMPQNKRDVLTLLSATEEMVTDYADRPIITMSMAGTGVISRLCGEVFGSSMTFGAAKKASAPGQMGVEDLSTVLGLLHKSM, from the coding sequence ATGAACACCATTAAGGTTAGAGATATTGAAATCGGTGCAGGCGCACCTAAAATCATCGTTCCTATCGTAGGCGTTACAAAAGACGACATCATCGCAGAGGCAAAGACATTTGACTCTATCCCTGTTGATATGGTTGAGTGGCGTGTTGACTGGTTCGAGAATGTATTCGAGTTTGACAAGGTTGAGGAGGTATTAAAGGAGCTTCGTGATGCTCTCGGAAATATTCCAATCCTTATGACATTCCGTACTTCAAAAGAGGGCGGAGAGAAAGCAATCGAGCCTGAGGCTTATGCCAGGCTTAATGTCAAGGCTGCACAGACAGGATACGTTGATTTTGTAGATGTAGAGATTTTTACAGGCGATGAGATTGTAAAGAAAATCATCGACGGCGTACATGCTGCAGGTGCAAGAGTTATCGCTTCAAACCATGATTTCTTCAAGACTCCTGCACAGTCTGATATTGTTTACAGACTTCGCAAGATGCAGGATATGGGAGCTGATATCCCTAAGATTGCAGTTATGCCACAGAATAAGCGAGACGTACTCACACTTCTTTCAGCTACAGAGGAAATGGTTACAGATTACGCTGACAGACCAATCATCACAATGTCAATGGCAGGCACAGGTGTTATAAGCCGTCTCTGCGGTGAGGTATTCGGATCTTCAATGACATTCGGTGCCGCAAAGAAAGCATCTGCACCCGGACAGATGGGAGTAGAGGATCTGTCTACGGTACTTGGATTACTTCATAAGAGCATGTAA
- a CDS encoding MFS transporter — protein sequence MNKKYLPSALILYLNYFIHGVGCSILGQAVIKEALAASWGVQVMAITAISAALGLGRLIALPFAGPLSDKLGRRISTAIGSGSYAIYLIGLALAFNAGTHGGYQIAYICAIIGGIANSFLDTGIYPAVSEIIYKAPGVATMGIKFFIAIAQMLLPFVLGMTVATTAAGLTSYNTLFFGCGIIYIVLLVLVMIFPLPDSDAKAEGKKEGLIASLKHTHFSVESIAMIIIGFTCTGTFQLWLNCAQNFAKENVGWADPSVMQSYYSAGTMIALIVTALLTRKIKDVRFILVYPVICLATMVVVLVGQTKPLMIAGAFIIGWAGAGGLLQIVTSVCNMLFPKIKGTVTALVMIASSLCNYTILTAASKMQPSQVMVMNIVLTAIGVVLGLFVNLRYTKMVELSKED from the coding sequence ATGAATAAAAAATATTTACCTAGCGCATTAATCCTTTACTTAAACTACTTTATACACGGAGTGGGCTGCTCTATCCTCGGACAGGCAGTCATCAAGGAGGCTCTCGCGGCTTCATGGGGAGTGCAGGTTATGGCTATTACAGCTATTTCAGCAGCCCTGGGACTTGGACGTCTTATCGCACTTCCGTTTGCAGGACCTTTATCAGATAAGCTCGGACGCCGTATCTCAACAGCAATCGGAAGCGGCTCTTATGCTATCTACCTGATCGGACTTGCCCTTGCATTCAATGCAGGAACACATGGTGGATACCAGATTGCTTATATCTGTGCTATCATTGGCGGTATTGCGAACTCATTCCTTGATACAGGAATTTACCCTGCAGTATCAGAAATCATCTACAAAGCACCGGGTGTTGCGACAATGGGAATCAAATTCTTCATCGCTATCGCACAGATGCTTTTACCATTCGTACTTGGTATGACAGTTGCTACAACAGCAGCAGGACTTACATCATACAACACACTGTTCTTCGGATGTGGAATCATCTACATTGTACTTTTAGTATTAGTAATGATCTTCCCGCTTCCTGATAGCGATGCAAAGGCAGAGGGAAAGAAAGAAGGACTTATCGCAAGCTTAAAGCACACACATTTTTCTGTTGAGTCAATCGCAATGATTATCATTGGATTTACATGTACAGGAACCTTCCAGTTATGGCTCAACTGTGCACAGAACTTTGCAAAAGAGAACGTAGGCTGGGCTGATCCGTCAGTTATGCAGTCATACTACTCAGCAGGAACCATGATAGCTCTTATCGTAACTGCACTTTTAACAAGAAAAATCAAGGACGTCAGATTTATCCTTGTTTACCCTGTAATCTGCCTTGCAACAATGGTAGTAGTGTTAGTCGGACAGACAAAGCCACTCATGATCGCAGGTGCATTCATCATCGGATGGGCAGGAGCAGGCGGACTTTTACAGATCGTAACATCTGTATGCAACATGCTCTTCCCTAAGATCAAGGGAACAGTAACAGCGCTTGTAATGATCGCTTCATCACTTTGTAACTACACAATCCTTACAGCAGCATCAAAGATGCAGCCATCACAGGTTATGGTAATGAACATCGTGCTCACAGCAATCGGCGTGGTACTTGGATTATTCGTAAACCTGCGCTATACTAAGATGGTAGAGCTGTCTAAAGAGGATTAA
- a CDS encoding shikimate dehydrogenase, whose translation MAERITGHTELIGLMAYPIRHSSSPAMHNEAFAYLGLDYAYLAFEVDNNTLEDAVKGIRALKLVGSNVSMPNKTVVGQYLDKLSPAAELCGAVNTIVNENGVLTGHITDGIGFMQALKDNDIDVIGKKMTIAGAGGAATAIEIQAALDGVKEISIFNIHDKFWANAEETVRKINEKTDCKATLYDLDDKEKLREEMADSYIFVNGTGVGMKPLEGMSVVPDKSFFRPELIVIDVPYSPLETKMRSMAKEVGCKTMNGLGMMLFQGAAAFKLWTGKDMPIEHMKEVLNIRYDD comes from the coding sequence ATGGCAGAGAGAATCACAGGACACACAGAACTCATCGGACTTATGGCTTACCCAATCAGACATTCAAGCTCACCGGCAATGCACAATGAGGCATTTGCATATCTTGGACTTGACTACGCTTATCTGGCATTTGAGGTTGATAACAACACTCTCGAGGATGCGGTTAAGGGAATCAGAGCATTAAAGCTTGTAGGCTCTAATGTATCAATGCCAAACAAGACAGTTGTAGGACAGTACTTAGACAAGCTTTCACCTGCAGCAGAGCTTTGCGGAGCTGTAAATACAATAGTAAACGAGAACGGAGTACTCACAGGACACATCACAGACGGTATCGGCTTCATGCAGGCGCTCAAGGATAACGACATCGATGTTATCGGAAAGAAGATGACAATCGCAGGAGCAGGCGGAGCTGCTACAGCTATCGAGATTCAGGCAGCACTTGACGGTGTCAAGGAAATCTCAATCTTCAATATCCATGACAAGTTCTGGGCAAACGCTGAAGAGACAGTTAGAAAGATCAACGAGAAGACAGACTGCAAGGCTACTCTTTACGACCTTGATGACAAGGAGAAGTTAAGAGAAGAGATGGCTGATTCCTACATCTTCGTAAACGGAACAGGTGTTGGCATGAAGCCACTCGAGGGAATGTCTGTAGTACCTGACAAATCATTCTTCCGTCCTGAGCTTATCGTAATTGACGTACCTTACTCTCCACTTGAGACAAAGATGCGTTCTATGGCAAAAGAGGTGGGCTGCAAGACAATGAACGGTCTTGGAATGATGCTTTTCCAGGGAGCAGCAGCCTTCAAGCTCTGGACAGGAAAAGATATGCCAATCGAGCATATGAAGGAAGTATTAAACATCAGATATGATGATTAA
- a CDS encoding LysR family transcriptional regulator has translation MTLNQLSYFYQAAVLEHFNQAAEKMNITEPSLSRSIAALEDELGVTLFEKRGRNVILTKAGEIFLEHVSTILDDVKRAESKMHQIATDGGHIDIAYVSPLAKVFIPTIVRSFLTEKENKNITFNFFQDITSVNIEGLKKGRYDIIFGSYSPDENGIDFVPIIRQEIVAILPPGHPLTLKDTMEATDFADYPVLGYARHSGLGKYTRSFFKKHDVSPNFICESPDENGIASLVAQGFGIALVADVDAIHRDDICIRHLVSHESFSHTVYMGYMTGKYQLPAIKRFIEFVRESCS, from the coding sequence ATGACACTCAATCAATTAAGTTATTTTTACCAAGCGGCAGTTCTGGAACACTTCAATCAGGCTGCCGAAAAAATGAATATCACAGAGCCAAGCCTCAGCCGTTCGATAGCTGCTTTAGAGGACGAGCTTGGCGTCACTTTATTTGAAAAGAGAGGCAGGAATGTAATACTGACCAAGGCCGGGGAGATTTTTTTAGAACACGTGTCTACTATTCTGGACGATGTAAAGAGAGCCGAGAGCAAAATGCACCAGATTGCAACCGACGGCGGTCACATCGATATCGCCTACGTATCACCTCTTGCAAAGGTGTTTATCCCAACTATCGTGCGCTCTTTCCTCACCGAAAAGGAAAATAAAAATATCACGTTCAATTTCTTTCAGGACATCACCTCTGTGAATATTGAGGGATTAAAAAAAGGCAGGTATGACATAATTTTCGGTTCATACTCGCCAGATGAAAATGGTATTGATTTTGTTCCTATTATAAGGCAGGAAATAGTTGCCATACTGCCTCCCGGCCACCCACTGACACTTAAGGATACCATGGAAGCCACTGATTTCGCTGACTATCCTGTGCTCGGCTATGCCAGACACTCAGGCCTTGGCAAGTACACCAGAAGCTTTTTCAAGAAGCATGATGTATCGCCAAACTTCATATGTGAGTCACCCGATGAGAACGGCATCGCCTCCCTCGTGGCGCAGGGCTTTGGCATTGCGCTTGTCGCAGATGTCGATGCAATTCACCGCGATGACATCTGCATACGCCACCTCGTTTCGCATGAGTCATTCTCACACACTGTATACATGGGCTACATGACAGGCAAATACCAGCTTCCGGCTATCAAGCGCTTCATAGAGTTTGTGCGGGAAAGCTGCAGCTAG
- a CDS encoding LysR family transcriptional regulator, whose translation MNLSQLQYFKVLAQEEHYTRAAQMLSITQPSLSHAISQLEQELGTRLFEKKGRNVVLTRYGKMFLPYVEESLKVLNEGVQRIQEVNGSRHGIIHLAYIYTMGSEFAPKLVRKFLDAYPDYDIEFHFTVGTTGEIIDGLKDDKYDIVFSSYKDGEQDIDFKKIANQKLVLAVPMDHPLSIKDSVDLRDTIEYPQIYFEKGSGLRPVIDQMFEEIGQFPKVAFEMEEDSSMAGLVAQGFGIAVMPDIPILRSLSVKTLDIYNPPYERAVYLATLKQRYLSPVAKAFIRFVIEETA comes from the coding sequence ATGAATCTGAGTCAATTGCAGTACTTCAAGGTACTGGCGCAGGAAGAACATTATACGAGGGCGGCACAGATGCTGTCGATTACGCAGCCGTCTTTAAGCCATGCAATCTCACAGCTGGAGCAGGAGCTTGGCACGCGTTTGTTTGAGAAAAAGGGAAGAAATGTCGTGCTGACCAGATATGGGAAGATGTTTCTGCCGTATGTTGAGGAATCATTAAAGGTGCTTAATGAGGGTGTGCAGCGCATTCAGGAGGTCAATGGCAGCAGGCATGGAATTATACATCTGGCATATATATATACGATGGGAAGTGAGTTCGCGCCAAAGCTGGTGCGTAAATTTCTCGATGCATACCCGGATTATGATATAGAATTTCATTTTACGGTTGGAACAACCGGAGAGATTATAGATGGACTAAAGGATGACAAATATGACATAGTTTTCTCTTCTTATAAGGATGGGGAACAGGATATAGATTTTAAGAAGATCGCGAATCAGAAGCTTGTGCTTGCAGTGCCCATGGACCATCCGCTTTCCATAAAGGACAGTGTGGATTTGCGCGATACAATAGAGTATCCGCAGATTTATTTTGAGAAGGGCAGCGGTCTGCGTCCGGTCATTGATCAGATGTTTGAGGAGATAGGACAGTTTCCGAAGGTAGCCTTCGAGATGGAGGAGGATTCGAGTATGGCGGGTCTCGTGGCGCAGGGCTTTGGAATAGCTGTGATGCCTGATATTCCAATACTTCGGTCACTTTCTGTAAAGACGCTTGATATATACAATCCTCCTTATGAGAGAGCGGTGTATCTGGCAACGCTTAAGCAGAGATATTTATCACCGGTTGCGAAGGCATTTATCAGGTTTGTGATCGAGGAGACTGCCTAG
- a CDS encoding NAD(P)/FAD-dependent oxidoreductase has product MKNKYPHIFEPITVRRMTVKNRIVMTPMGTNYGEQNGEMSFLHINYYEQRAKGGTGLIIVENASVDSPQGSNGTTQLRIDLDNYIPRLFKLCESVHKHGACIAIQLNHAGASAMSSRIGMQPVSASDVPSKAGGEIPRPLEKDEIMHIVKKYGEAAKRAQICGFDAVEIHAGHSYLISQFLSPITNKRTDEFGGSAENRARFAKLVIEEVRKQVGPFFPIFVRISADELMEGGNTLEDTLEYLKYFEKEVDVFDVSCGLNGSIQYQIDANYLPDGWRSFMAKAVKEKYNKPCITVGNIRDPQVAEDILAGGDADFIGMGRGLIADPEWVNKVEFGNVCDIRKCISCNIGCAGHRIGLNQPIRCTVNPAVNSGEDYMKTKVNKPCNVVVIGGGTAGLEAACTAAEVGCTTFLIEKKAELGGLASVISKIPDKKRLADFPNYMIHRASKLHNLFVFKNTSATVDMVKALNPDIIVNATGSVPTLPPITGLHDLVDKDGTNVATVLKMIERINEYPEDMKGQKIAIIGGGAVGLDVMEFFTERGAEVTMVEMLPMIGNGLDPVTKCDTNAKMAKYGVKQMTNTALQEVKNDRFIVKNPEGEIEEIPFDYGFICLGMRANTPVLSEIDEAFSNTNVEIVNIGDSKRARRIIEGTEEGRNILNVLARHDYL; this is encoded by the coding sequence ATGAAAAACAAATATCCACATATTTTTGAGCCAATTACAGTACGAAGAATGACAGTAAAGAACCGTATCGTCATGACTCCAATGGGAACTAACTACGGTGAGCAGAACGGAGAAATGAGCTTTCTCCACATCAACTACTATGAGCAGAGAGCAAAGGGCGGCACTGGTCTCATCATCGTTGAGAATGCTAGTGTTGACTCTCCGCAGGGTTCAAACGGAACAACACAGCTTCGTATTGATTTGGACAATTACATCCCAAGACTTTTCAAGCTCTGCGAGAGTGTTCACAAGCATGGTGCATGTATCGCGATACAGTTAAATCATGCCGGTGCTTCTGCAATGAGCTCACGTATCGGAATGCAGCCTGTATCAGCATCAGACGTACCTTCAAAGGCAGGCGGAGAAATCCCAAGACCTCTCGAGAAGGATGAAATCATGCATATCGTAAAGAAATACGGTGAGGCAGCCAAGCGTGCCCAGATCTGTGGCTTCGACGCTGTTGAAATCCACGCAGGACACTCTTATCTTATCAGTCAGTTCCTTTCACCTATCACAAACAAGAGAACTGACGAGTTCGGTGGCTCTGCAGAGAACCGTGCAAGATTTGCAAAGCTGGTTATCGAGGAGGTTCGTAAGCAGGTTGGACCTTTCTTCCCTATTTTCGTCCGTATCAGTGCAGACGAGCTCATGGAGGGTGGAAACACACTTGAGGATACACTTGAGTACTTAAAGTATTTTGAGAAGGAAGTAGATGTATTCGACGTATCATGTGGTCTCAACGGATCTATCCAGTACCAGATTGATGCAAACTACTTACCTGACGGATGGCGCTCATTCATGGCAAAGGCTGTAAAAGAGAAATACAACAAGCCATGTATCACAGTAGGAAATATCCGTGACCCACAGGTAGCCGAAGATATCCTTGCAGGAGGCGATGCTGATTTCATCGGTATGGGCCGTGGACTTATCGCTGACCCTGAGTGGGTTAATAAGGTAGAGTTCGGAAATGTGTGCGATATCAGAAAATGTATCTCATGTAACATCGGATGCGCCGGACACAGAATCGGTCTCAACCAGCCAATCCGCTGTACAGTAAACCCTGCCGTAAACAGCGGTGAGGATTACATGAAGACAAAGGTAAATAAGCCTTGCAACGTGGTTGTAATCGGTGGTGGTACTGCCGGTCTTGAGGCAGCCTGCACAGCAGCAGAGGTTGGATGTACAACCTTCCTCATTGAGAAGAAGGCAGAGCTTGGCGGACTTGCATCAGTTATCTCCAAGATTCCTGACAAGAAGCGTCTTGCAGACTTCCCTAACTACATGATTCACCGTGCAAGCAAGCTTCACAACCTGTTTGTTTTCAAAAATACATCAGCAACAGTTGATATGGTAAAGGCCTTAAACCCTGATATCATAGTAAACGCAACAGGCTCTGTACCTACTCTCCCACCTATCACAGGTCTTCACGATCTCGTTGACAAGGATGGCACAAATGTTGCAACAGTCCTTAAGATGATTGAGCGCATCAATGAGTATCCTGAGGATATGAAGGGACAGAAAATCGCCATCATCGGCGGTGGTGCCGTAGGTCTTGACGTGATGGAATTCTTCACAGAAAGAGGCGCAGAGGTAACAATGGTTGAGATGCTTCCAATGATTGGAAACGGACTTGACCCTGTCACAAAGTGTGACACAAACGCAAAAATGGCAAAATACGGTGTAAAACAGATGACCAACACTGCCCTGCAGGAGGTTAAGAATGACCGTTTCATCGTAAAGAATCCAGAGGGTGAGATTGAGGAAATCCCATTTGATTACGGATTCATCTGCCTTGGTATGAGAGCCAACACACCTGTTCTTTCAGAGATTGATGAGGCCTTCAGTAATACCAATGTTGAAATCGTAAATATCGGAGACAGCAAGCGTGCCCGCAGAATCATTGAGGGTACAGAGGAAGGTAGAAATATCTTAAACGTGCTTGCCCGTCACGATTATTTATAA